A DNA window from Nodosilinea sp. FACHB-141 contains the following coding sequences:
- a CDS encoding TMEM175 family protein produces MSKGRVEAFSDAVIAIIITIMVLELRVPHEVDLAALRPLILVFLSYVLSFIYLGIYWSNHHHLLQASQHVSGNVLWANLHLLFWLSLIPFVTAWAGENLFAALPVAFYGTVLLFSAIAYYILSRTLIACHGQDSALALALGQDLKGKTSVILYTVAILFAFINPEMSCLLYVLVAMMWLIPDRRIERTLAS; encoded by the coding sequence ATGAGTAAAGGGAGAGTAGAAGCATTTAGCGATGCTGTAATCGCTATTATTATCACCATTATGGTGTTGGAATTGAGAGTGCCCCACGAAGTTGATTTGGCTGCGCTGCGCCCCCTTATCCTAGTATTTTTAAGCTATGTGCTGAGTTTTATTTACCTCGGTATCTATTGGAGCAATCACCACCATTTATTACAAGCGTCTCAGCATGTAAGTGGCAACGTTTTGTGGGCAAACTTGCATCTGTTGTTTTGGCTGTCGCTCATTCCCTTCGTCACGGCATGGGCAGGCGAAAACCTCTTCGCTGCCTTGCCAGTTGCCTTCTATGGCACAGTGCTGTTGTTTTCAGCGATCGCTTACTACATCCTTTCCCGCACGCTCATTGCTTGCCACGGTCAAGATTCTGCTCTTGCACTAGCACTGGGACAGGATCTTAAAGGTAAGACATCAGTGATTCTCTATACCGTAGCAATTCTATTTGCCTTCATAAACCCGGAAATGTCTTGCCTACTGTACGTCTTAGTTGCAATGATGTGGCTTATCCCTGATCGCCGTATTGAGAGAACTTTAGCCTCGTAA